In the genome of Raphanus sativus cultivar WK10039 chromosome 4, ASM80110v3, whole genome shotgun sequence, one region contains:
- the LOC108853874 gene encoding E3 ubiquitin protein ligase RIE1 isoform X2, whose amino-acid sequence MSSSSTSDSTAARDHQAPLLRPRQDASPSARPTALAVLLGRITGHHAPSMLVRETAARAFEERRIDWGYSKPVVAADILWNVALVAASAVMVVGTVEERPNEPIRVWICGYGLQCLIHVALVWSEYWRRNTRRRDRDLESGDGLEGSVGYYNSEYGHEEEEEDGDNSTTYSFAKRCESINTVISFIWWILGFYWVVQALCCCLPCIIALLYAVAGTEGVSEAELGVLPMYKFQAFYSNEKRNTGAGKMVPVPTDGLCLAATERTLLAEDADCCICLSSYEDGAELHTLPCNHHFHSNCIVKWLKMRATCPLCKHNILKGTTDQS is encoded by the exons CCTTCAGCCCGACCTACAGCTCTCGCCGTTCTCTTGGGCCGGATCACCGGCCACCACGCGCCGTCGATGCTCGTAAGAGAGACGGCGGCGCGTGCTTTCGAGGAGAGACGCATCGACTGGGGCTACTCAAAGCCCGTCGTCGCCGCTGACATACTCTGGAACGTCGCTCTCGTGGCTGCGTCGGCGGTTATGGTTGTCGGCACCGTCGAAGAAAGGCCTAACGAACCGATCAGGGTTTGGATCTGCGGATACGGGCTGCAGTGTTTGATCCACGTGGCGTTGGTTTGGTCCGAGTACTGGAGGAGAAACACGAGGCGTAGAGATAGAGATTTGGAGTCCGGTGACGGTCTCGAAGGGAGTGTAGGTTATTACAACAGTGAGTATggtcatgaagaagaagaagaagacggtgACAATTCAACAACCTACAG TTTTGCGAAAAGATGTGAGTCGATAAACACTGTGATATCATTCATATGGTGGATACTTGGATTCTACTGGGTTGTTCAAG CTCTCTGCTGTTGCCTCCCCTGCATCATCGCTCTTCTTTATGCCGTCGCAGGGACG GAAGGTGTATCAGAGGCGGAGCTTGGTGTTCTTCCGATGTACAAGTTTCAGGCTTTTTATAGCAACGAGAAGAGAAATACCGGAGCTGGTAAAATGGTTCCTGTTCCGACTGATGGTTTATGCTTAGCAGCAACTGAAAGAACATTACTTGCTGAGGATGCG GACTGTTGTATATGTCTGAGCTCTTATGAGGATGGAGCAGAGCTTCATACTCTTCCTTGCAACCACCATTTCCATTCCAACTGTATCGTTAAATGGCTAAAGATGAGAGCAACGTGTCCTCTCTGCAAACACAACATCCTTAAAGGAACCACTGACCAATCTTGA
- the LOC108853874 gene encoding E3 ubiquitin protein ligase RIE1 isoform X1, translating into MSSSSTSDSTAARDHQAPLLRPRQDASPSARPTALAVLLGRITGHHAPSMLVRETAARAFEERRIDWGYSKPVVAADILWNVALVAASAVMVVGTVEERPNEPIRVWICGYGLQCLIHVALVWSEYWRRNTRRRDRDLESGDGLEGSVGYYNSEYGHEEEEEDGDNSTTYSFAKRCESINTVISFIWWILGFYWVVQGGDRLLGDAPNLYWLSVILLAIDVFFAIFCVVLACLVGIALCCCLPCIIALLYAVAGTEGVSEAELGVLPMYKFQAFYSNEKRNTGAGKMVPVPTDGLCLAATERTLLAEDADCCICLSSYEDGAELHTLPCNHHFHSNCIVKWLKMRATCPLCKHNILKGTTDQS; encoded by the exons CCTTCAGCCCGACCTACAGCTCTCGCCGTTCTCTTGGGCCGGATCACCGGCCACCACGCGCCGTCGATGCTCGTAAGAGAGACGGCGGCGCGTGCTTTCGAGGAGAGACGCATCGACTGGGGCTACTCAAAGCCCGTCGTCGCCGCTGACATACTCTGGAACGTCGCTCTCGTGGCTGCGTCGGCGGTTATGGTTGTCGGCACCGTCGAAGAAAGGCCTAACGAACCGATCAGGGTTTGGATCTGCGGATACGGGCTGCAGTGTTTGATCCACGTGGCGTTGGTTTGGTCCGAGTACTGGAGGAGAAACACGAGGCGTAGAGATAGAGATTTGGAGTCCGGTGACGGTCTCGAAGGGAGTGTAGGTTATTACAACAGTGAGTATggtcatgaagaagaagaagaagacggtgACAATTCAACAACCTACAG TTTTGCGAAAAGATGTGAGTCGATAAACACTGTGATATCATTCATATGGTGGATACTTGGATTCTACTGGGTTGTTCAAGGTGGAGATAGGCTTTTAGGAGATGCTCCTAACCTTTACTGGTTGTCGGTGATTTTACTGGCGATTGATGTGTTCTTTGCCATTTTCTGTGTTGTTTTGGCTTGCCTTGTTGGAATAGCTCTCTGCTGTTGCCTCCCCTGCATCATCGCTCTTCTTTATGCCGTCGCAGGGACG GAAGGTGTATCAGAGGCGGAGCTTGGTGTTCTTCCGATGTACAAGTTTCAGGCTTTTTATAGCAACGAGAAGAGAAATACCGGAGCTGGTAAAATGGTTCCTGTTCCGACTGATGGTTTATGCTTAGCAGCAACTGAAAGAACATTACTTGCTGAGGATGCG GACTGTTGTATATGTCTGAGCTCTTATGAGGATGGAGCAGAGCTTCATACTCTTCCTTGCAACCACCATTTCCATTCCAACTGTATCGTTAAATGGCTAAAGATGAGAGCAACGTGTCCTCTCTGCAAACACAACATCCTTAAAGGAACCACTGACCAATCTTGA